The genome window TTCCCATAATGCCGCTCCATCCGCGCCTGGATCAGCTCCAGCGCAATGGACATCAACCAGTAAATGATCGCCGCCGTGGTGAGCATTTCGATGTAGCGATAGCTGGAACGACCATAGGACTGCGCCAGGAACATCACCTCCCAGACCCCCATCACCGAGATCAGCGAAGAATCCTTGAGCATCGAGATGAATTGGTTGGTGGTCGGCGGGATGATGGTGCGCATGGCCTGGGGCAGGGTGACGCGCCAGAAGATCACGGTTTCGCTCAGGCCCAGGGCGAGGGAGGCTTCGCGTTGGCCGTTGGGGACGCCGAGGATGCCGGCGCGGAAGATTTCGCTCAGGTAGGCGCCGTAGTTCAGCGACAGGGCGATGATCCCGGCGGCGATGGCGCCCGGGACCACGCCCAGTTGGGGCAGGCCCAGGTAGATCAGCAGGATCTGGATCAGCAGGGGCGTGCCGCGAAAGAACGACGCGTAGAAACTGGCGATGCCGAACGCCACCGCACTGCTGGACAGCCGCGCCAGGGCGGTGATGAAGCCCAGCAATGACGAGGCGACGATCGAGCACAGGCACAGGAACAACGTCAGCACCGCACCCTGCAAAAAGCCATTGGGCGCCAGGTGCACACCCAACAGGTTCGGCAGTTTGTCGAGGATGATGGAGAACTTCAGGTCGAAGCTCAGGAAGAAGCTCGCGAACAGCACCAGCATGGCCGCCCAGGTCAGGTACAGCCGGGTGCGAAAACCGAAGATTTTTTGCAGGCGTGACTCAGCCACCGATGGCGGTGGCTGAGGGGGTGGAAAAGAAGTCATTGGGTGATGTCGGCGCCGATCCATTTTTGCGAGAGTTTGCTCAAGGTGCCGTCCTGTTTCAACTGGGCGAAGACTTCACGCACCTTGCTGTCCCATTGGGCGTCGCCTTTTTCGATGGCCACCGAGTTCGGTTCTGAATAGAGCGGCTCGCCGGCCAGCTTGAAGCGCTTGTCTTCGGTCAGGCGCGGCTGTGCCGTCACCAGGTTGGTCAGCACTGCGTCCAGGCGCACCCCGGCGCCCAGGCCCAGGTCCTGGAACGCCACGTTGTCGGTGTCGTACGGGGCGATCTGCACGTCCTCGAACGGATAGCTCAGTTGGGTATCCTCGGCGCCTTCGATCACCAGGTTCTTGTTCAGGTAGCTTTCGTAGCTGGAGGCGCTGGTGAGGCCGACTTTCTTGCCACTCAAGTCCTTGGCGCCGTGGATACGGTCGTCCTTGGCGTTGACCACGATCACCGCGGGCGAAGCGTAGTACTGCACCGGGAAGTCGAACACTTCGGCGCGGGCCTTGCTCGGCGTCATGGAGCAGATGCAGATGTCATAGCGCCCGCTCCAGTGACCGGCCGCGATCACGTCCCAGGACGGCGTCTCCAGGCGCAGCTTCACCCCCAGTTTCTGCGCCACGGCCTTGGCCACGTCGACGTCGAACCCGTCGAGCTGGTTCTGATCGTTGAGGAACGAGAAGGGCGGATAGCTTTCCATCAATACGCCGACCAGTTCTTTTTTCTGTTCGATGCGATCCAGCGTGGCACCGGCAAACGCTTGCGAAGAGGCGGCCAGCAGCGTCAGGCCCAGGGCCAGCAATGGTTGTCGTTTCATGTGAGGGCCCTGTTAGAAAAATAAGTTGTAGTTCTCTGAATGGTGCGTATTAAATAGTTATAAGAACAACTCTGGTAGTGAGTATTTTTCATAAGCTTATGAGTGAATCGCATATGGGCGCAGCAACGACAGTCATTCTCGATGGCGGCATGGGCCGCGAACTGCAACGCCGGGGCGCGCCGTTCCGCCAGCCCGAGTGGTCGGCCCTGGCCTTGAGCGAAGCGCCCCAGGCGGTAGAAGCCGTGCACGCGGCCTACATCGCCAGCGGCGCCAACGTGATCACCAGCAACAGCTATGCGGTGGTGCCGTTCCATATTGGCGAAGCGCGTTTCGCCGCCGAAGGCCAGGCCCTGGCCGCATTGGCTGGCGAGTTGGCGCAACGGGCGGTGCAGGCCTCAGGCAAAGCGGTGCGCGTGGCCGGGTCGCTGCCGCCGCTGTTCGGTTCCTATCGGCCGGACCTGTTCGACGCTTCCCGCGCCAGTGAACTGTTGGCGCCCCTGGTAAACGGTTTGGCCCCCCATATCGATTTGTGGCTGGCCGAGACTCAAAGCTCGACCGTTGAAGCGCGGGCGATACACGCCGGGTTGCCGAAGGACGGCAAGCCGTTCTGGCTGTCGTTCACCCTGAAAGACGAAGACACCGATGAAGTGCCGCGCCTGCGCTCCGGCGAACCGGTGGCAGACGCCGCGGCAGTGGCGGCCGAACTGGGCGTCGAAGTGCTGTTGTTCAACTGCAGCCAACCGGAAGTGATCGGCGCGGCGATTGACGCTGCCCGTGAAACCTTCGAGCGCCTGGGCGTGGCGATCCACATCGGCGCCTACGCCAACGCCTTTCCGCCGCAACCCAAAGAAGCGACCGCCAACGACGGGTTGGACCCGCTGCGCGAAGACCTCGATCCACCGGGTTATCTGCAATGGGCGGCGGACTGGCGCAAGCGCGGGGCCAGCCATTTGGGCGGCTGCTGCGGGATCGGGCCGGAGCATATTGCGGTATTGGCACAGCAACTGGGTTGAGCCGTCTGGCGATGTCGGCAGATGAATGAATCAATCGTCAAAACGATGCAAAGCTTGTGGGAGCAAAGCTTGCTCGCGAGTGGATAAGTCAGTCGACACCGGTACTGGCTCGTGCCCAGCAATCGCGAGCAAGCTTTGCTCCCACGGGGCTGTGGCTTAGCTGAGCGACATCCGCGATTACGTTTTTCGTTGAATGACGTAGCCAAGCCATACATATGTATGCCGTTTCGGGTCGAACGGCGCGATAGGGTCCGGACTCTTCAATCAGAACCGGACCATTCAGATGGCTACTTTCTCCAAAGGCGACCCGGCCAACGCCGTCGTCCCCCAGGGCGAACCGCTCAGCGCCCAGGCAAAGGTGCAACTCAGGCAACTGGAGTTGCTGGACACCAACCAGATTCAACTCACCCGGTTGTTTGCAGGCCTTCCCACGTTCGACGGGGTGCTTGGGAACCTGCTGGTCAGCCTGCTCAAGGCGAAGATTCCCGCCGACAGATTCCGCCCATCGCTGCTCGCGGATATCGATCCGGATAACTGCTACGTGAACCGCTTCACCAAGGACCAGGCCGGTGGCCGCACCCTGACGTCCTCGGAGCGTTTCACCGATGTCCTGCACAACGGTTTGCTCAGCGACACCGCGCCTGACTTCACGAACGGTGGCGTCGGCTTCTTCACCCGTCCGGACTCGCTGGAGGAGGCCGACAGCGTATTCGCCCGGCAACCGGACGCGCAGATGCGACGGGCCTTGGAGTCGGTGTTCCATTTTCCCCGGCCCACCGCGAACGAGCGGGTAATACGTCAGTTCCGTGACGAGCTGGCGCGCTTTCGCCAGGGCAAGAACCGGGGCGACACCAGCGAGGCGACCGCACCGTCCACGGCTGAAGCGGTCCTCGCCCAATTGCTTTCCCAACGATTCCTGCACCTGTTCAACTTGTATAAAGCCGATCGGGATCCTGCCGCTCCACTCACCCAAGCCGCGCGAATCCAGCAGGCCGATGACGATCGCCTGCTGGACCTCATCACCACCCATCCTTCCCAGGCTGACAGGAACCGGCTGCTACGGGCGCCCATTCCCCATGTCTATGCCGTCCTGCTCGACCAGGGCATGGCCTCACCGCAGAAATGGCCCGCGGCGATGGTGATCAAGTTCACCGACAGGCAGTCGCTGTTCCTGTACTCCCTGGAGCACGGGCTGCAGCGATTTCGTTCATTCCAGGATCTGGTCGCTCACGTGCGGCCCAGCGTCCAGGGCCAGGAACGCACGATCCTGGATATCTCCGTGGAGCTGTCCGGGCATGTCTTTGAAGTGGCGTCGGCGGACCTGTTGCAGAGCCAAAGCGCTGCGCTGGACAGGGCCCTGAATGCGCCAGGCAACGAAACCCTCGCCGTGCGCGTGTTCGCTCAACGAGCCGAAGACGCCTTGGGTTTGCCCATGTTGTCCTTGGCCGGGCCACTGGCGACTCGTCAGGAAACCCTGGCGGAGAACCGTCGCCCCGGCTTCTACAAAATGGCGACGTTTGCCGAGCAGGCCCGCTATCGCCGTCTGGAAGGGCAGGTATTCCAGGCGGTCTATGCACTGGGCAGCGATATTCCGACGCTGGTGCAATTCACTCGCCAGAAGATCAGGCAATACCTGCAGCGAACCATCCATCCGCGCCTGGACCTGGATCCTGATCGAACCATGATCCGGTTGTCCTTCGGTGATGCAGCCAACCCGAGACAGTCGCGGGTCAGCAGCCTGACCCAGTTGATGCTCGATAACCTGCGCCCGCCGCAGTACCCCAACGCCATGCGCGAAGTGCTGGCGGTCCAGCTGGTCGATAAGCATGGACAACGCGTGCGCCACCCGGCGAGCGGTTTTCTGATCACCTTGACGGGCGGTGAGCTGGCGAAGATGGCGTCGAGCATCGATGCCGGTGGCAACTACGAAATTCTGCTTCGCGAGCAAATGAACCAGCCTCGATACAAGGCTGCTTGGCAGACCGCCTACCGCGCCAGTCTGGAGTTCAAAGGCTACGAGGCGGTGCTCAAGGGCGACGAAGTGTTCAAGGCCACTGTGATCGATGAAGTTTGCGACCCACCCAAATCGCAAAAGCTGGTCGCGCAATGGCTGGAAGCGGTCTTGCAAGCGCCCAGCGCTGCGAAACGTGCGCTGGTAGGTGGGCGCAGGGTGCACGTCCATGGCCTGCTGCTGGGCGGAACCGTCGGTTTGCAACGTGGCACCATCGGCAACGCGGTCACCATTGACGGCGCGCTGATCCTTTCAGACCAGAGCGGGCCGGACATCAAGGGGACCGTGGGCGTTTACTTCCCGGACAGTCCTCATGGCAATGACCTTCACGAATTCGCCGACCTGAGCGATGGCGTCACAGGGTTGCTGCAAGAGCAAGAGTGGCGAGCGTATTTCCGCTCGCGCATTTCGACCCTCGACCAGGAGGAGATCAAGCGTGCGCTGGGCCAGCACCGCGGTCGGCCACTGATCCGTGGCTATCTGCTCAACGGCGATGTACTTGAAGAGCTTCACCGGGCCCACGTCAATTTCCACAGTGCCTACGCTGACCACCGCTCCAACAGCAACCGCGATATCGGCCTGCAAACCGCGGCGCGGATCGTGATGATGGTGGTGGAGATCGTCATGGACCTGGCCGGCCTGCTGCTGATTCCCGGGTTCCAGCTGCTCACGCGTGCCATCCGCACGGGCCTGTTGGTGGTCAAGACCGGCGGGGTTCCGACGGACCTGGCAACGCTGGTATTCGTCCATCGGGTGGCAAACACCCGCACCACGACAGGCTTCGGCGGCGTGAGCGTCAACTTGCGAGGGCAGGCCTCATTCCGGGCAATAACGGCGCAGCAGAGCCAGGCTGAAGCATCGATCGGATTGCCCCTGGAAGAGGCGCTTTATCGCCGTTATGCCGTGGCGGATACCACGCTGATCCAGAGCCTGCCAGCCGATGCCCAGGGCTTCTATCGACCGGTGATTACCGATGGCGCCACCGGCAGCGTGACCCGGCCTGTGTTCGTACGCCAACCTGATGGGACGGTGTTCCGGGTCCACGACAACACGCCGATCAGGGCTACCGAGGCCAACATCGTCGACCCTGTCACGGGGGTGAACATTCGCTCCAGTGGCGTGATGCGCAGCACCGTGGCGCGCGCGCCCGATGGTGAGTGGCGTGCCGTAGGGTTTGGCATGGGCGGGGGCAAACGGTCGCAGCCAGGTTCCCCTGAAGCGGGCCCGTCGGCACCCAAGCGACCTGCCACATCGTTGCTTCGCGCCGTTTCCGACCTGATCCGTACGCCCAACCAATGGGACGTAGAGATCATGGATCTGGTGCCGTCCGTCATCACCCGCCTTCCGAATTGGCCGCAGAACCGCAGTCTGTTGATCATCGATCAAAGGCGCGGGCACCAGGACTGGTCCGTACGCTTTACGCCGGGACAGGATGAAGTCGGCTATCCGATGCGCACCCATCCGCTTAGATCGAGCACCGACGTGGTGCTGCTGCGCACGGGTGAAAACCACTACACGTTGATGCTGGACCAGGATCATGAAGTCTTGTTCCCGGCCGACGGCAATTGCTTCTTCAACGCGGTCGCCCGGGGCCTGAACGAGGGGCCGGTGCAACGAAGATTCACGATGCAGCGACTGCGCAATGACATTGCCGACTACATCGACCAGCATCCGGAGATGGGGAACTACCTGGTGGCGCAGCCCACTGCGATGCAACAGGCACTGGCTTACAACGCCCCGGCGCTGGAAAATTTGTTGGGCGAGTCGGCGGTATTGGACCTGACGCAAATCGTCTTTGGGTCGCCCAATCCCCAGGGTCTGTTTCAACCGGTCTTGAACCGCCTGAATCAGTATGCCCTGGACATGGGGCGCCGCTACTTGAATCAGGCCGAAGGCGCCAACCTGCCACCGGAGATGCTGCGCCTGATCGGCAGCTATCTGTCG of Pseudomonas fluorescens contains these proteins:
- a CDS encoding amino acid ABC transporter permease, translated to MTSFPPPQPPPSVAESRLQKIFGFRTRLYLTWAAMLVLFASFFLSFDLKFSIILDKLPNLLGVHLAPNGFLQGAVLTLFLCLCSIVASSLLGFITALARLSSSAVAFGIASFYASFFRGTPLLIQILLIYLGLPQLGVVPGAIAAGIIALSLNYGAYLSEIFRAGILGVPNGQREASLALGLSETVIFWRVTLPQAMRTIIPPTTNQFISMLKDSSLISVMGVWEVMFLAQSYGRSSYRYIEMLTTAAIIYWLMSIALELIQARMERHYGKAYLNNR
- a CDS encoding ABC transporter substrate-binding protein, which encodes MKRQPLLALGLTLLAASSQAFAGATLDRIEQKKELVGVLMESYPPFSFLNDQNQLDGFDVDVAKAVAQKLGVKLRLETPSWDVIAAGHWSGRYDICICSMTPSKARAEVFDFPVQYYASPAVIVVNAKDDRIHGAKDLSGKKVGLTSASSYESYLNKNLVIEGAEDTQLSYPFEDVQIAPYDTDNVAFQDLGLGAGVRLDAVLTNLVTAQPRLTEDKRFKLAGEPLYSEPNSVAIEKGDAQWDSKVREVFAQLKQDGTLSKLSQKWIGADITQ
- a CDS encoding homocysteine S-methyltransferase family protein, which codes for MGAATTVILDGGMGRELQRRGAPFRQPEWSALALSEAPQAVEAVHAAYIASGANVITSNSYAVVPFHIGEARFAAEGQALAALAGELAQRAVQASGKAVRVAGSLPPLFGSYRPDLFDASRASELLAPLVNGLAPHIDLWLAETQSSTVEARAIHAGLPKDGKPFWLSFTLKDEDTDEVPRLRSGEPVADAAAVAAELGVEVLLFNCSQPEVIGAAIDAARETFERLGVAIHIGAYANAFPPQPKEATANDGLDPLREDLDPPGYLQWAADWRKRGASHLGGCCGIGPEHIAVLAQQLG
- a CDS encoding OTU domain-containing protein — protein: MATFSKGDPANAVVPQGEPLSAQAKVQLRQLELLDTNQIQLTRLFAGLPTFDGVLGNLLVSLLKAKIPADRFRPSLLADIDPDNCYVNRFTKDQAGGRTLTSSERFTDVLHNGLLSDTAPDFTNGGVGFFTRPDSLEEADSVFARQPDAQMRRALESVFHFPRPTANERVIRQFRDELARFRQGKNRGDTSEATAPSTAEAVLAQLLSQRFLHLFNLYKADRDPAAPLTQAARIQQADDDRLLDLITTHPSQADRNRLLRAPIPHVYAVLLDQGMASPQKWPAAMVIKFTDRQSLFLYSLEHGLQRFRSFQDLVAHVRPSVQGQERTILDISVELSGHVFEVASADLLQSQSAALDRALNAPGNETLAVRVFAQRAEDALGLPMLSLAGPLATRQETLAENRRPGFYKMATFAEQARYRRLEGQVFQAVYALGSDIPTLVQFTRQKIRQYLQRTIHPRLDLDPDRTMIRLSFGDAANPRQSRVSSLTQLMLDNLRPPQYPNAMREVLAVQLVDKHGQRVRHPASGFLITLTGGELAKMASSIDAGGNYEILLREQMNQPRYKAAWQTAYRASLEFKGYEAVLKGDEVFKATVIDEVCDPPKSQKLVAQWLEAVLQAPSAAKRALVGGRRVHVHGLLLGGTVGLQRGTIGNAVTIDGALILSDQSGPDIKGTVGVYFPDSPHGNDLHEFADLSDGVTGLLQEQEWRAYFRSRISTLDQEEIKRALGQHRGRPLIRGYLLNGDVLEELHRAHVNFHSAYADHRSNSNRDIGLQTAARIVMMVVEIVMDLAGLLLIPGFQLLTRAIRTGLLVVKTGGVPTDLATLVFVHRVANTRTTTGFGGVSVNLRGQASFRAITAQQSQAEASIGLPLEEALYRRYAVADTTLIQSLPADAQGFYRPVITDGATGSVTRPVFVRQPDGTVFRVHDNTPIRATEANIVDPVTGVNIRSSGVMRSTVARAPDGEWRAVGFGMGGGKRSQPGSPEAGPSAPKRPATSLLRAVSDLIRTPNQWDVEIMDLVPSVITRLPNWPQNRSLLIIDQRRGHQDWSVRFTPGQDEVGYPMRTHPLRSSTDVVLLRTGENHYTLMLDQDHEVLFPADGNCFFNAVARGLNEGPVQRRFTMQRLRNDIADYIDQHPEMGNYLVAQPTAMQQALAYNAPALENLLGESAVLDLTQIVFGSPNPQGLFQPVLNRLNQYALDMGRRYLNQAEGANLPPEMLRLIGSYLSPRTPVRLPLSSTPFYSLKDQALRTFFEDTLLGPVLHQEVTELLNNEYLMLSQDVLHIMLEYGVRARELTDHHPKNHLGYVEYDQALHGHLSYEQMEEQLNGALLVESDDLAKVKTRYERETGDVMDDASDLLDQFIYYDRAEDLVDLLTVVLGRYPILLRRANILLQSPVIASNLGGLLPLNVVSQWIRTPALSDARLQVIAEYAGSRYQEVANRGRIDIDWMRRFNDRNLRRLFNQRSALSNFFTFLGGTRYVEDSDMAAIARLFSVAGGPVPNSRIAIVLDTPDIGGSLQNMPGITLQSARGIWEDLMGPQFTDENIRFALGRAGSLSSEAAFTRALIDSLVEEEALAHQLIMDAYVVTQRQAQHFLHNFQFTNHRADHSRLNLARYVNINGEIPQWAWPYARPGVSDETLAGFLERRKPSKPK